TGTTGATCGTCGTAATTGCGGAGTTGGCATTGGTCTGCGACGATACGTCGATGCCCTGATTCATGAGATCAACGGTCCAGGCATCGTTGAGAGCCACTGCCACAGTGCCCTGCTCAAACGTAACGCCATTCTCTGTGTCGCCGCCTGAGACCCCGACGGTTTGGCCCAAATCGGTTGACAGAACATTCCCGGCGGTGTCAAGCCAGTCAAGCCTCGCGATTTCGGCGCCTGCAGTGGCATCGGTTATGGTGACTCTCACCTGCACTGCGTTCACTTCGGTTCCCGCTGTGTTCACCGTGCCGAAGAGCCTGAGCTTGTCGCCGCCAACCTGCAGACCACCTGCATAGTTGGCCCCGAGATTCCTGTTCTGGTGCACTCCCAGGGCCTTCGCGCTCATGTCGCTCACGTCAACTGTCAGGCTCTGCCCCGCGTTCGCGCCGATGTGGACGGTCTTGCCCTCGAAATTGCCAGCCAGCAGATTCTGAGTGTTGAACTCGGTGGTGCCAGCTATTCGGTTCAGTTCCACCGCAAGGGCGTCGACTTCCTTCTGGATCTCGCCCCTGTCAGCGTTCGTCACAGTGTCGGATGCGGACTGCACAGCCAGCTCTCTCATCCTCTGAAGGATTGAATGGGTCTCACCTAGAGCTCCCTCAGCCGTCTGAAGAAGGGATATCCCGTCCTGGGCGTTTCGCGATGCCTGGTTCAGCCCCTTGATCTGGCCCCTCATCTTCTCCGAGATGGACAGCCCAGCCGCATCGTCGGCTGCGCGTCCAATTCTCAACCCGCTCGACAGCTTCTCCAAGGTCTTGTTCTGGCCGTCATCATTGGTGACCAGGTTCTTCCACGCGTTCAGCGCGGAGAGGTTGTGGTTAATTCTCATCTAAGTCATACCTCCTTGTCATTTCGCGACCCGCATCCATGCAGGCCAGCATGTTGGTCTTCTTCCGCAGCGCCCCACAGGGCGGTCGTCGCCGCATCCTGTCTCGGCTCAACGCCTCCCTGCGATACTCACTTCTGATCCCATTATCGGCATGTCACCGAGGAGGTTTAGCCTACCTGAGCAGCTGCAGCACCGCCTGGGGCTTCTGGTTCGCCTGCGCGAGCATCGCGGTGGAAGCCTGGCTTAGGATCTGGTACTTCGTGAAGCTCATCATCTCCACTGCAATGTCCACATCGCGGATGCGCGACTCTGCGGCCGTCAGGTTCTCACTCGACGTCGCCAAGTTCGCAATGGTATGGTCGAGCCTGTTCTGGATCGCGCCGAGCTTGGAACGTTCGCTCGACACATACGTAATCGCAGTGTTGATCTGAGTGATGGCGGTGTTCGCATTGCCCTGGGTTCTTACATCAATCCCGCCGCCAGTGTTGGAGATCGCGATGCCGTTGAACGCAGCCCCAGCCGTGCCTCCGGCGAATGTGAAGTCGACTCCAAAGCGGGTCACCGTACCAGTGCCGGTGTTGGCGATATCCACATCGCCGGTGGCTGCCTCAGCGCCGGAAGCGTCGCGCTCACTGAATCTTATCTGCAGGTCTCCGGCTCCCACGTCGACCACGGACACATTGAGAGCCACAGTTGCC
The sequence above is a segment of the Clostridia bacterium genome. Coding sequences within it:
- a CDS encoding flagellin, which produces MRINHNLSALNAWKNLVTNDDGQNKTLEKLSSGLRIGRAADDAAGLSISEKMRGQIKGLNQASRNAQDGISLLQTAEGALGETHSILQRMRELAVQSASDTVTNADRGEIQKEVDALAVELNRIAGTTEFNTQNLLAGNFEGKTVHIGANAGQSLTVDVSDMSAKALGVHQNRNLGANYAGGLQVGGDKLRLFGTVNTAGTEVNAVQVRVTITDATAGAEIARLDWLDTAGNVLSTDLGQTVGVSGGDTENGVTFEQGTVAVALNDAWTVDLMNQGIDVSSQTNANSAITTINSAINTVSGERSKLGAIQNRLDHTIANLATSSENLTAAESRIRDVDIAVEMMSFTKYQILSQ